The Bacteroidota bacterium genome contains a region encoding:
- a CDS encoding YbhB/YbcL family Raf kinase inhibitor-like protein: MNNPKFTITSTAFEDGKVIPTKYANTGITGGKNISIPLKWENVPKETKSYAISIIDLHPVANNWVHWCVIHIPLTVNEIVEGASNTNKLPTGSKELNNTFGSVGYGGPQPPKGSGLHKYEVTIYALDVEKLELDKHTSLITFRKAIDGKVIATAKTVGVFER, from the coding sequence ATGAACAATCCAAAGTTTACTATAACATCGACTGCTTTCGAAGATGGAAAAGTAATTCCGACAAAGTATGCGAACACCGGCATAACCGGCGGCAAAAATATTTCTATTCCTCTCAAGTGGGAGAATGTACCTAAAGAAACGAAATCATACGCCATATCAATTATCGATTTACATCCGGTTGCAAACAACTGGGTGCACTGGTGTGTGATACATATCCCGTTAACTGTCAATGAGATAGTTGAAGGCGCATCAAACACTAATAAACTTCCTACAGGTTCTAAAGAACTTAATAACACATTTGGTTCAGTTGGTTATGGCGGACCACAACCACCTAAAGGAAGCGGCTTACATAAGTATGAAGTTACAATTTATGCCTTGGATGTAGAAAAATTGGAACTCGATAAGCATACATCACTTATAACATTCCGTAAAGCGATTGATGGAAAAGTTATTGCGACCGCTAAAACCGTTGGTGTGTTCGAGAGATAA
- a CDS encoding STAS domain-containing protein, with translation MKIKENIVNDVAIITLRGDLIGEPETTNIREKVRSLITDNVKKIVIDLADVAYINSTGLGSLISVLTTLRNAGGDLKLSHVGEKIKSIFVITQLIKVFDTYETHEEAIAGFKN, from the coding sequence ATGAAAATAAAAGAAAATATTGTAAACGATGTAGCAATAATTACATTGAGGGGAGACCTAATCGGAGAACCCGAGACTACAAATATTCGTGAGAAAGTCCGCAGTTTAATTACGGATAATGTTAAGAAAATAGTTATCGACTTAGCTGATGTTGCTTATATTAATTCCACCGGTTTGGGGAGTTTAATTTCGGTTTTAACAACACTTCGAAATGCCGGTGGCGATTTAAAACTTTCGCACGTCGGGGAAAAAATAAAATCGATTTTTGTAATTACTCAACTTATAAAAGTTTTCGATACTTACGAAACACACGAAGAAGCAATAGCAGGTTTTAAGAATTAG
- a CDS encoding Xaa-Pro peptidase family protein, which translates to MVQEKIQQAIEILKEKKIDMWMTFVRESTTIPDPIIDVSVGTHCTWQTAYIITAKGETIAIAGSLDIANLKTHGNYKEIIGYVQSIKNTLLEVLDRINPKTIALNYSTNTVISDGLTHGMWLQLMTYLENTPFKERIISAEPIISALRGRKSSSELKLMKDAIKETLKIFDKVTKFIKPGKTEQDVANFILQEVKKLGVEPAWDKEHCPAVFTGPESAGAHAGPTKRKIEGGHIINIDFGIKWKGYCSDLQRTWYIKRKGEKTPPKEVVRGFNTIIEAILLASKKLKPGVQGCDVDDAARNHITSNGYAEYPHGLGHQIGRVAHDGGGGLFPRWERYGTLPFQQVEEGQVYTLEPRLTVEGHGVATVEEMVVVTKDGCVFLSKPQKKIYLV; encoded by the coding sequence ATGGTACAAGAAAAAATTCAACAGGCAATTGAGATTTTAAAAGAAAAGAAAATTGATATGTGGATGACTTTTGTTCGTGAAAGCACCACAATACCCGACCCTATTATCGATGTAAGCGTTGGAACACATTGCACCTGGCAAACTGCATACATCATAACAGCGAAAGGCGAAACAATCGCGATTGCCGGTAGTTTGGATATCGCAAACCTAAAAACCCACGGTAATTATAAAGAGATTATCGGATACGTTCAATCGATAAAAAATACTTTATTGGAAGTCTTGGACAGAATAAATCCTAAAACTATTGCCTTGAATTATTCAACTAATACAGTGATTTCAGATGGACTCACACACGGAATGTGGCTTCAATTAATGACTTACCTTGAAAATACTCCGTTTAAAGAAAGAATCATCTCAGCCGAACCAATAATTTCTGCACTAAGAGGAAGAAAATCTTCTTCCGAATTGAAATTGATGAAAGATGCTATCAAGGAAACATTGAAAATATTCGATAAGGTTACAAAATTCATAAAACCCGGAAAGACCGAGCAAGATGTTGCTAACTTCATTTTACAGGAAGTGAAGAAGTTAGGCGTTGAACCTGCATGGGATAAAGAACATTGTCCCGCAGTTTTTACAGGACCTGAATCGGCGGGTGCGCACGCGGGACCCACAAAAAGAAAAATTGAAGGCGGACATATTATAAATATCGATTTCGGTATAAAGTGGAAAGGATACTGTTCAGATTTACAACGCACCTGGTACATAAAAAGAAAAGGCGAAAAAACTCCCCCAAAGGAAGTTGTTCGTGGATTTAACACGATCATAGAAGCGATACTACTCGCTTCGAAAAAACTAAAACCGGGTGTACAGGGCTGCGACGTTGACGATGCTGCACGCAATCATATAACATCAAACGGTTATGCCGAATATCCTCACGGGCTTGGCCATCAAATCGGACGGGTCGCACACGACGGAGGAGGAGGACTTTTCCCGCGTTGGGAACGCTATGGAACACTTCCCTTTCAGCAAGTCGAAGAGGGACAGGTCTATACACTTGAACCTCGTCTAACCGTCGAGGGACACGGTGTGGCAACGGTTGAGGAAATGGTAGTTGTAACAAAAGATGGCTGTGTGTTTTTATCAAAGCCGCAGAAGAAGATTTATTTGGTTTAA
- a CDS encoding TIGR04255 family protein: protein MSSRKYINPPVIEIVCEIRFKVKNPNDISVPGRFYEKIKDEYPNKEELHEYEAKLEFSKEDIQQKVRTKLLGMQYKTNSGEKLIRVAPNMVSAHHIPPYSNWEKFIPTAKKAFDIFREIVQPDGIERIGLRYIDRVEVPKISFDLSEYFKIYPHIPKVEDRNITQFFMRLEMSFFNGRDVLILSIHKSQEKLADKTVIILDWDYVLAKPEEVSMDNVLNWIEEAHDKVIEIFEESITDSCRQLFNNKQ, encoded by the coding sequence ATGAGTTCACGAAAATATATCAACCCGCCTGTTATTGAAATTGTTTGTGAAATTCGATTTAAAGTTAAAAACCCAAATGATATATCTGTCCCGGGTAGATTTTATGAGAAAATAAAAGATGAATACCCTAATAAAGAAGAACTACACGAGTATGAAGCGAAGCTTGAATTTAGTAAAGAAGATATTCAACAAAAAGTTAGAACTAAATTGCTAGGCATGCAATATAAAACCAATAGTGGAGAGAAACTTATTAGAGTTGCTCCTAATATGGTTTCAGCACATCATATACCGCCTTATTCAAATTGGGAGAAGTTTATTCCCACTGCAAAGAAAGCTTTCGATATCTTCAGAGAAATTGTACAGCCTGATGGGATTGAAAGAATTGGTTTACGATATATTGACAGAGTGGAGGTTCCAAAGATATCATTTGATTTGAGTGAATATTTTAAAATATATCCACATATCCCCAAAGTTGAAGATCGTAATATTACTCAGTTTTTTATGCGTTTAGAAATGTCGTTTTTCAATGGAAGAGATGTATTGATTCTATCAATTCATAAATCACAAGAAAAGCTTGCTGATAAAACAGTAATAATCCTTGATTGGGACTACGTGTTAGCAAAACCTGAAGAAGTGAGTATGGATAATGTTTTAAACTGGATCGAAGAAGCTCATGATAAAGTAATAGAAATATTTGAAGAATCAATTACCGATTCCTGTCGTCAGTTATTTAATAATAAACAATAA
- a CDS encoding metallophosphoesterase family protein codes for MKENLMLNNNSCIKILFIFIFGSAIFSNISIGQIEKGPYLQNTTQTGITICWISEEIGLGEVKYGLDSSLGVRKSDNRKTTYHQITLNGLNPQTEYFYQVTDGGYESEVYKFWTAPVDTTAFSFVVLGDTRDGHEVHNNLVNRIILHQPNFVVHTGDFVMKGNIQSDWDKFFEINNQLMKFIPYYPVLGNHEDNDERYYNYFALPDKENYYSFTWGNSNFIVLDSNHPFNGREDQKEYLSDVLANSTDKKFTFIFYHHPPYSSVDKRKQSREEFRNQFIDVFKPFSPDIIFNGHDHNYQRYLVDSINYVVAGGGGAPLYEIDNPDSGYVFGKKEFSYCFISVAGNLLKMEVYDLTGKMIDSFYTIK; via the coding sequence TGAAAAAGGACCATATTTACAAAACACTACACAAACCGGTATTACAATTTGTTGGATAAGCGAAGAAATTGGACTCGGAGAAGTTAAATACGGTCTCGATTCGAGTTTAGGAGTAAGAAAATCTGACAACAGAAAAACAACTTACCATCAAATCACTTTAAACGGGCTTAATCCTCAGACAGAATATTTTTATCAGGTAACGGACGGAGGTTATGAATCTGAAGTATATAAATTTTGGACAGCGCCGGTTGATACTACCGCATTCAGTTTTGTAGTTTTAGGAGATACACGCGATGGACATGAAGTACATAACAATTTAGTTAATAGAATTATTTTGCACCAACCTAATTTTGTCGTCCATACCGGTGATTTTGTTATGAAGGGGAATATACAATCTGACTGGGATAAGTTTTTCGAGATCAATAATCAACTAATGAAATTCATTCCTTATTATCCTGTATTAGGAAATCACGAGGATAACGACGAGCGGTATTATAACTACTTTGCTCTTCCGGATAAAGAGAATTATTATTCGTTCACTTGGGGAAATTCAAATTTCATAGTGCTGGATAGCAACCATCCTTTTAACGGAAGGGAAGATCAGAAAGAATATTTATCGGATGTTTTAGCGAATAGCACAGATAAAAAATTTACTTTCATATTTTATCATCACCCGCCGTATTCTTCTGTTGATAAACGTAAACAGAGCAGAGAAGAATTCAGAAATCAATTTATAGATGTATTCAAACCGTTCAGTCCCGACATCATTTTTAACGGACACGACCACAACTACCAGCGATATTTGGTCGACAGCATAAATTATGTAGTGGCAGGTGGCGGCGGCGCTCCGTTGTATGAAATTGACAACCCGGACAGTGGCTATGTGTTTGGGAAAAAAGAATTCAGTTATTGCTTCATTTCTGTTGCTGGCAATTTGTTGAAAATGGAAGTCTATGATTTGACCGGAAAGATGATAGATTCATTTTATACTATAAAGTAA